ACGATTACTGCGGTAAGAACTGCCCACAGCAAAGCTTTTTGTGGCTGCCGACTCTTGTTACCTAAATACCCTAGCCTCCCCAACATCCATAATAAACTTACCAGCGAGAAAATGCCCCCGGTCGCCCAGATAAAAAGAAATGACTTGTCCGCGCCAGCGCCGGCGTGGCCACTAGATTGATTGACCCCCCGCTGGTCGCGGAAGTAGCCGTAGTCGGCTTGGGCGTATCGGAAGGTGTTGTAACCGACCCCGAACCACGGATGGTCGCGGATGATCTCAAAAGTTCGTGAGTAATCGACCAACCGCAGTTGGGCGGTTTCGTCAATTTCGAGCGCACCCACAACCCGGTCGCGGACGCGCGGCACGACGGCAAACACAACCAACCCCAAAACGAGCATCGCGACCAGTAGGCGTTTGTCACAAAACCAACTAAAGACAGCTACAGCCAAGGCAAAGGCCAGATAAGTGCTGCGCGAGAAGGTGAGAACCAGCGCCAGGCCGATAACACCGAGCGCCGCGTACGTACTAAATCGAACTTGCGGCTTGTCCGACATACCTTCAGCGACATCGGACTGGTTAGAGTAAAGTCGAGCGAGAACGATCAGAAACCCGAAAACTAA
This genomic window from Candidatus Saccharimonadales bacterium contains:
- a CDS encoding O-antigen ligase family protein; this translates as LVGAWLIWRLAIKKQLHIDGVGFAILGLASTTLISLLLAANWVDLVGFMVASFYWIRLVLYLSLFKIAFDIKQEFLQTDFNKLLIGVGVAFAVLGLIQFVLFPDFSKYVQHGWDPHYYRVLSTFFDPNFAGLFLVFGFLIVLARLYSNQSDVAEGMSDKPQVRFSTYAALGVIGLALVLTFSRSTYLAFALAVAVFSWFCDKRLLVAMLVLGLVVFAVVPRVRDRVVGALEIDETAQLRLVDYSRTFEIIRDHPWFGVGYNTFRYAQADYGYFRDQRGVNQSSGHAGAGADKSFLFIWATGGIFSLVSLLWMLGRLGYLGNKSRQPQKALLWAVLTAVIVHAQFVNSLFYSPILAWLMITYGLHND